Genomic DNA from Coregonus clupeaformis isolate EN_2021a chromosome 9, ASM2061545v1, whole genome shotgun sequence:
taACGGAAATCAATCCTTGATGCCAAACTGTTGAATAAACCTTTCCAGGTGGAATCTGCAGACCTGCTCCTATCTGTGACTGCATAATGAACTTTTATGCCAATTAAGAAAATTGTGAACAAGCAGCAATATAAATAGATGATTCTTTACATGATCAGCTTCTGTGTACATTGTCAATTAAATATTAACTTTTGATTAGGATGAACTTAACACACAAAATTAGTACCATCATATCACGTTTACAAAATATGTTTGTATGAATGTGTGTACCAAATCTATCCTGATCAGGAATCCAGGGACTGTGAGTGGAGGTGTGGCCATGTGTAGGAGGGCCCTGCTTGGAGTAGAGACAGTGCCACTGCCGGATGGGGTGTGGTGGGAGCAGGTGAGTGGGTCAGCCTGTGCTTCTTGAGCTGGCCCAGCTCCCTGAAACAGCAGCCACACTGGGCACAGCGATAGGGCCTCTCCCCAGTGTGGATGCGCTGGTGCTTATGCAGACTGTCCAGGTGGCGGAAACGCTTCTCGCAATACCTGCAGGGATACGGCCGCTCACCTGTGTGAATGCGCTGGTGTGTCTTCAGGCAGTAGAAGCGGCGGAAGCCCCGGCCACACACGTTGCAGCGATGTACCTTATCCGAGCTCTCCATTTGGACTTCAAAAGCCCCAATAAGACCAGGGTCCCCTGCAGGGGGTGGGACAAACCCCATGAAGTTACCATCATTGTCACCATCATTGTTATCAATGTGAGCTGGCATCTGTGGCAGTTGTTGTGACGATTCAGGGAGCTGGGACTCCATCATACTAGGGACATCAGGGTCGTTTTCAATTTTAACTGTTCTTTTGACTTCATCCACCTCATCGAGCACCTGGATCAGGCCCAGGTCATTCACATTGCCTGCTGGGTGACTCTGACCCATCTCCAACTCAAAGTTGGTAATATCAGGAGTTCTGCGAGGGACCTCTGCTGCCACTGTTCCCCCCTCCTGCTTGTGTTGAATTATTCCAGAGTCCTCTCCTCCACTTGCACAGACTTTGTACTCTGAAAGAGATGAATGATATCATGATCAGTGAGCAGGAGACTTTTCATTTGTTGAGTACATGCAAATAGGGCGATTCCATGCCAGCATAGCctgaaaatatttttggtatctccaattgttctggcaattctcatatagaaacttcattgggaggaagtATGTTTgatatgctttttacatttgttatCATGATTAAAAACATGATAATTAAAGTGTCAATTTTAGGCCCTTTTTGGACCCAATGATCCATGAACCGTATATGATACAGACAAAACCTTGGTGTCATACTCCTAATAGTGTGCTCGAGTATCACTACATTCTGAAATACAATTTTACACATGCATTTATTCAACATTAAAACGACTAATATTAATATCTCAACAGTACCCTTTTTGATTTGGTTAATTTTTTGACATTGTTTTAAACAATATACAAGTacatcacatttccagagtggAGACTTACTTTTAAagttctgatcaattttatgacCAACACAGTGAACGCGAAAATGGATTCAAAAggaactgtggtcctctgtagctcagttggtagagcatggcgcttgtaacgtcaggatagtgggttcgattcccgggaccacccatatgtaaaatgtatgcacgcatgactgcaaGGTGCTTTGGATAATAGTGTCTGCCTAATGGCATACATTATAACTCCCTCTGATGGTGATTTGCTGAAtcctacaggagggctgtgattggttaattaACTATAATGTCAATTTCTATGTATACATTTGATAATTTCTTCAAAAGTAgcagagcccactctggaaatgtgatgtATTTGAtgagtatattgttccaaacaatatgtctaacaaataagcaaaataaaaaagggtacttttgagatactaataatattttacattgaataaattaatgtgattttttattttatttcagaatATTTTAGAGCAGattataaggagtataatgacaccaagatgtaTGTACCATCCATGTATggttcacagatcatagggtcttTCAGGaagcatgtataggtctaaaaagaGCATAAAAcggccactttcatcatgattttctcaAAAATGGTTTGTGAAACAAAGGTAAAAAGCCTGTTAAAAATACTTTTTTTATGTGAGAATTGcctgaacaatctgagataccctAAATATTTTATGTGTAGGGCATAAGCCTACCTTTCTCTGCAACACCATCGTCTGTAATGTAGAATTGACCCTCTGTATCCTCCTCAGTGTGATGAGGTGAGTTTCCAACCTCTAATTGTGGCACTTTGGATGTTCGTGAGGGATTGGTAGAAGAGACAGTGGAGGAGGATGTCCGTATTCTTGTCAAGCTTTCGCTGCTCCTGGGCCATTCATGCTGTACTGTTGGTAAGCAAAGACCTACACTGGGGAGTGACTTAGAAAACTGTGATCGTGTGGATGAGCCTCGAAACGACTTGGGCCCACGGGTCGTGAGCATGTTGGAAGGACTCCCCGAAGCAGTGGggggaaagagaaaaagagactcTTCTGAACCAGGACCTAAAGCACCGGATCTAGGCTGGTTGTGATTAAGAAGTAAACACTGTTTGATGTTCTTCTCGGCTGCTGTCATGTAGTAGCGTGTAGCTTTGAGTTCACCCTCCGATACGTCAAGTCTCTCTCTCAAACTTTGGTTCTCACGATGAGACTCAGCAGCAGCAGTCCGAGCTGCGGCCAGTTTGATACCGACTACTCTAGCAGTTTCCTTCAAAACGGTTTCTACTGCACACGTCACTGCCTGTTCGATGGTAGATGCAAGTTCATATTTGAggaaagagacactggtctccaTCGTCAAACTCATGGTAGTGATTAGCTAGATGTGATGTTTCCCAACAGTTCGAAAAAGTTCCAACTGCAAAATAACAGAAGCCTCAGGATTCAGTCCTTGTTGTTTGGGTAAGCAAGGTAGCTAGCTGGTTAGCGAGCTAGTTAGATAGATAGCAAACAGTCTAGTTAGCCTCTGGCTAGACAAAAGACTGACTGTTTATAATTCTATAGAAAATAGCTTTTAAATCAAACAAAATGAACAACTAAACTACTCATACTTTGAGTCAAATTGTTTCTCGAATATTCTTACTCAAAAACGTGGAAAATGTTTTGCTAGCTCACCTACCCCACGCATCAGCTTTTGTGTAGCATAGTTATGACGTCAAAAGTGGAATATTCTTCTttggtggggtttatcggcggttggcatccaacgttatggtgcattatcgccatctactgtactggagtgtgggccagagacagggagatgcGAAATACTACTtgccagccccgttgctctttgaaaagataacaaaataattgagactatatctaatgaagTTCTagtcaatatactctttaaactaatttcctgtatccccttctctctcatactagatctcagcctctctctttccctctgatactgcccacactgtagcaatacatgctccacggtttctgtttcctggcaataatcacactttcctgttggatgctttcctatcacatttaaggtCTAATTCAACCGGCGGTGTCCCACCCTTGATCTtataaaaatagcctcctctcttctgtcccttcctgtcgtcctcccctccctgactttcctctgtacttgaaataaatgcctgcccttagtatctctattccactgctactgccatctctgcaccaacactgtccatatcaggctttttgcctctgccttactcattgaaacttcaacatcaacatccccactataaagtgcttgtttagcaagtacatcaactgcctcgttcccttccacccccacatgggctgggacccaagtaaatcgtatctgtatacccatctgtctaatcctgccatgggtttgtagcacctcataaaaaaggtcttgtctgctacttgagctaaaggactggagactcatcaaCACgtcacatgaatcagagcaaataactactctgtctggcttgacttcctccacccactgcaaggccaacagtatggccatcagctccaccgtacatacagccagatgatctgtaatacgtttcctgactgccaccccacattcctgcactacaaatactgacccagtacgtcctgtccttggatcttttgaaccatctgtgtaaatggccacaaaatcctgatacacagtatccAGACGTCTCTTTAAaaaatcagatggatcaacaccctccctatctttctgtagtctctccaacacttctagatcaactactggaggcgggagtagccatggtggatttacaggaatagctATCATTGGACTGatctcccttccatacagtcccttCGCCTGGGCATTACACTCCCACGcaaagcttgtgttctgtctttgctcatgttcccagcatgcctgtaaaatcccaccctcacctggatagacctttcaaacaggaaatcctttatccagttgtacgttcttcctcctacccccataaaatcaagcttgattaacaacccctccttccacatcatatcatatgCCTTCTCCACATAAAAAAAGACAGCTACAGCAGTCTCCTTGTTCACTtgagccttcctgacctctgcttctaagcagaaCACTGGGTCAGtagttcccctacccttcctgaacccAATCTGATGTGGCAATACTAGCCccctgctctccaggaagtaagttagcctctcTGTAATCAAacgttccataatcttacatacatgtgatgttaaagATATTGGCCGATAACTTGTTGGCCTCATTGGGTCCTTCCCTGGCTtccggattggtaccactactgcctccttccagctgcctggtagtttcccctcctcccacactctgttgtacaacaccaataccttatccagtgcctcatcactaagatgggccaacataacatagcacacctcatcATTCCCAGGTGAAGTTAACCCAGCCTTACCTATTGTCCTTTTCAACTCCACCATGTTAAATGGTGCATTCAACGCATAATTTACATCCCCCCTCCTATCCAGCACTCCAGGATGCtcatctctcgttctctctctccccctctgccccaCCTCTGACAAATTTGCAGAGCTATGCACTTGGACAAACGCTTTGGCCATCATCTCTGCCTTCTCTTCATCTGTTAGGAGCGTGTTGTGGGCATTAAAATACCCACACCACATGACCTTACTTCTTTCCtggccctccaccctctccagcacttCCAGGTACAATATTTGACACGGATTATAGTAGTTCACTACCACTAGCACCCCTCCTCTCAACCATACCTCCACCACCACATATTCCTGTTCAATACCTTTGCCTAGTattcaccccgtagcactcacttctgtcatcatgaagtgctttgagaggctagttaaggatcatatcacctctaccttacctgacaccctacacccacttcaatttgcttaccttcccaatagatccacagacgatgcaatcgccatcgcactgcacactgccctatcccatctggacaagaggaatacctacgtcggaatgctgttcattgactataggtcagccttcaacaccatagtaccctccaagctcatcattaagctcagggccctggatctgaaccccgccctgtgcaactgtgtcctggacttcctgacgggacgcctccaagtggtgaaggtaggaaacaacacctacacttcgctgatcctcaacacaagggccccacaagggtgcgtgctcagcaccctcctgtacttcctgttcacccctGACTGGGTTGCAACGCACACCTCCaaatcaatcatcaagtttggagacgacacaacagtagtaggccaaCAGTAGATTACCAAcgatgacgagacagcctacagggaggaggtgagggccctggcagagtggggataggaaaataacctctctctcaatgtcaacaaaacgaaggagctgatcatggacttcaggaaacagcagagggagcacacccctatccacatcaacgggaccacagtcgagaaggtggaaagcttcaagttcctcggcgtacacatcactgacaatctgaaatggtccatccacacagacagtgtggtgaagaaggcgcaacagcgcctcttcaacctcaggaggctgaagaaattctgcTAGGCCCCTGACATcctcagaaacttttacagatgcacaattgagagcatcctgtcaagctgtatcaccgcctggtgcggcaactgcaccgcccgcaaccgcagggctctccagagggtggtaccatctgcccaacgcatcaccgggggcacactgcctgccctccaggacacctactgCACCCGATgtaacaggaaggccaaaaagatcatcaaggacatcaaccacccgagccactgcctgttcactgcctatcatccagaaggcgaggtcagtacaggtgcatcaaagctgggaccgagagactgaaaaacagcttctatatcAAGGCCgtctgttaaatagccatcactagccggctaccacccggctactcaaccctgcaccttagaggctgctgccctatatacacagacatggaatcactggccactttaatagtggcacactagtcactttaataatgtttacatactgctttactcatctcatatgtatatactgtattctattctactgtatttagtcaatgccactccagacattgcttgtcctaatatttatatatttcttaattccattctacttttagatttgtgtattattgtgaattgttagatactactgcactgttggagctaggaacacaagcatttcgctacacccgcaataacatctgctaaatatgtgtatgtgaccaataaaatgtgatttgatttgatttgtaaggAAGTCCTTGCTTTATGAAGGTGGcacaaccccccctcccccctcgtgtcccagtctcagccttgtgattacactttcctcccttctctctcggcCTGAGGACATCCCGCCCCCACCTTTTCCTGGATCTTATACAGGTgtcttccctttctctccctgttccacaactCTTGCCATTTGTTTTTTAACCACTGTTCTTAATAACCCCTTGGCTTCTGCTTTACTGATTGACAATTCCATCTCAACATTAGAACGTTTAAGAGCCTGCTTGGCGATaacatccacctcctcattccCCTTTACTCCCACATGAGCTGGTACCCAGAGGAACATCACAAATACCCCCATCTGTTTCACCCTATACAAGCACTGCAAAACCTCATACAATACATCCTGTCTGCTCTGAGACACAAATGCATTTAAGCTCATCAGTGCTgcacaggagtcagagcagatgactaccctgtctggccacacctcctccacccactctgcaGCCAATAGTATGGCCAACAACTCCATTGTGTAAACAGATAAATTATCTGTTGCTCTTTTTGTCACTTCCACCTTATACTCATGAACATTAAAAGCTGCacctgtcctccctgttttagGGTCCTTAGACCCATCTGTGAATATATTCAAGAAAGCATAGTATTGTGTTCTTAAATATTCACTTATAACTGaatctactccttcctcaacatCTCTAACACTCTCAAGCAACCCtagatttacagtgcattcggaaagtattcagaccccttgactttttccacatgttgttaaattacagccttattctaaaatgtattaaattacttttatactcatcaatctacacacaataccccataatgacaaagcgtcatgttagaaatgtttgcaaatgtattaaaaataaaaaacagaaataccttatttacataaatattcagaccctttgctatgagacttgaaattcagctcaggtgcatcctgtttccattgatcatccttgagatgtttctacaacttgattggagtccacctgtggtaaattcaattgattggacatgatttggaaggtcacacacctgtctatataaggtcccacagctgagagtgcatgtcagagcaaaaaccaagccatgaggtcgaaggaattgtccgtagagctccgagacaggattgtgtgaggcacagatctgggaaaagggtaccaaaacatttctgcagcattgaaggtccccaagaacacagtggcctccatcattcttaaatggaacaagtttggaaccaccaagactcttcctagagctggccgcccggccaaactgagaaatcgggggagaagcttctcccatctccacagaggaaatctggagttctgtcagagagaccatcgggttcttggtcagggaggtgaccaagaacccgatggtctctctgacagaactccagatttcctctgtggagatgggagaagcttccagaaggacaaccatctctgcagcactccaacaatcaggcctttatggtagagtggccagacggaagccactcctcagtaaaaggcacatgacagcacgcttggagtttgccaaaaggcatctaaatgattctcaggccatgagaaacaacattctctggtctgatgaaaccaagattgaactctttggcctgaatgccaatcgtcacgtctggaggaaacctggcaccatccctacgttgaagcatggtggtggcagcatcatgctgtggggatgtttttcagtggcagggactgggagactagtcaggatcaagggaaagatgaacagagcaaagtacagaaagatccttgatgaaaacctgctccagagccctcaggacctcagactggggaaaaggatcaccttccaacaggacaatgaccctaagcacacagcaaagacaacgcaggagtggctttaggacaagtctctgaatgtccttgagtggcccagccagagcccggacttgaacccaatcgaacatctctggagagatctgaaaatagctgtgcaacctgacagagcttgagaggatctgcagagaagaatgggagaaactccccaaatacaggtgtgccaagcttgtagcgtcatactcaagaagactcgatgctgtaatcactgtcaaaggtgcttcaacaaagtactgagtaaagggtctgactacttatgtaaatgtgatatttcagtttttaaacctgtttttgttttgtcattatggggtattgtttgtagattgaccAAGGTAGGATAGCAGGAAGAGCCACAGAGGGGCAAAACTCCCTCCCAAACAACCCCATCTCTCTCGCCATGCCATTGCCTATCCACCCAAAACTTGTATTCAGAGTTTGTTCATGTTCCCAGCACTCTAGGAGTACCTTTTTTGTAGGATGTGTAACCTTATGTCCTTGTAGATTTACCCAATATGTCATGGTTAGCTGTTGTCTTCTTAACTTTAACGGCATCTCTCCCAACTAcctgcatcgctgccactggggaggtcctgagtgctccacAACATATTCTTAGGGCTTGGGCCTGGATTACATCTAGCTTTTTTAAAGATCTCTAAACTGCTGATCGATATGCTACACTTCCATAATCCAGTGATGACCTTGACAGGGCTATATATAGCATTTCCAACGCCATTCTATCTGCCCCCCACTCCATTCCTGACAGGCAACGCATCACATTCAATATTTTCTTTCCTTTGACAACGACTCTGTTAATATGCTCCACTCATGTCATTCAAGTGTCAAACCAGACCCCCAGGAACCTaaaccctcccaccctctccagatTCCTTCCATACAACTTCAAGTATATTACCTTCCTTCTAGAAAAAAACACTGTCTGTGTTTTCGCAAACTGAAAACTTAAAGTCCCACCTGAGGGACCACTGCTCAACTTCACTAATCGCTTCTTGAACTCTTCTGGCTGTATGGGTaatatttctccctctcttccacagtaCCCCGTCATCCGCAAACAATTAACTAACAATATCAGGTCTCACCTGGGAGAATACATTGTCAATCATAATAGAGAACAACAAAGGACTAATGACACTTCCCTGGGGGGTACCATTATCCACCTCATAGCTTTCTGACATAGAGCTTCCCACCCTCACTTGTATTGATCGCTCCCAAAAATAAAATCCTTTATCCAGTTAAAAATCCTTTCTCCAACCCCCATGTTATCCAGCTTAATAAGTAGGCCTTCATTCCACATTATACTGTATCATAAGCCTTCTCTACATCAAAGACAATGGCTACCACCACCTCTTTATTTGCCTGTGCCTTCCGTATGACTAACTCAAGGCACAGTACAGGATCCATTGTTCCCCTGCCTTTCCTGAACCCACTTTGATCTGGTGACATTAGTCCTCTACTGTCCAGAAAGTAAGCAAACCTTTCCGTTATCATCCTTTCCATAAGTTTACATACGTGAGATGTCAACGCTATCGGC
This window encodes:
- the LOC121574347 gene encoding Krueppel-like factor 6, with protein sequence MSLTMETSVSFLKYELASTIEQAVTCAVETVLKETARVVGIKLAAARTAAAESHRENQSLRERLDVSEGELKATRYYMTAAEKNIKQCLLLNHNQPRSGALGPGSEESLFLFPPTASGSPSNMLTTRGPKSFRGSSTRSQFSKSLPSVGLCLPTVQHEWPRSSESLTRIRTSSSTVSSTNPSRTSKVPQLEVGNSPHHTEEDTEGQFYITDDGVAEKEYKVCASGGEDSGIIQHKQEGGTVAAEVPRRTPDITNFELEMGQSHPAGNVNDLGLIQVLDEVDEVKRTVKIENDPDVPSMMESQLPESSQQLPQMPAHIDNNDGDNDGNFMGFVPPPAGDPGLIGAFEVQMESSDKVHRCNVCGRGFRRFYCLKTHQRIHTGERPYPCRYCEKRFRHLDSLHKHQRIHTGERPYRCAQCGCCFRELGQLKKHRLTHSPAPTTPHPAVALSLLQAGPSYTWPHLHSQSLDS